The window GATGTAGTTGATCACGAAGAAGTAGGGGCTCGCCAGCACCACCGGGTGGACAGAGTGGTAGTACTCACTCAGGAAGCTGATCTCGTCCTTGAGCACCTGGAACAGTGCCACCCCTGGGTCGACGTCGCCGTCGTCGACTCTGCACAGGCCTTGGAAGATGAGGTCCCGGCAGTGGTCCGTTTCTTGCTTGGTCATGGCCGGCCGGAGCTCAAACCTAGGCCGCAGCAGCTTGAAGAGCGCGAAGGAGAGGCTTAGCCTCTGGAGCCTTTTGAGCCTCGGCTTCTTCTCCTGCTCAACGAGTTCCCATATTTTCCCGACGGTGACGATGTGGTCGCCGTCGTCGTAGGTGGTGTTGAGCCTGTCGAGGTCGAGCTCGTAGCCATGCGGGCCGGGCTTCCGCATAAGGTTCTCTTCTCCCATGACGACGTACTTGCACGTCTTCATCCTCTGCGACGGAGAGAGGTCCTGGTCCTGGGCGGCGGTGCCGCCATGCCGCGGGTCCTTGACCATTTCAGCCATGTAGGAGGAGAGGAGGCGAGCGTTCTTGCCGTAGGCCAAGGAACGCTTCCCTATCTCGGTGAAGGCCACCCTCTGCACGAACTTGGCGGCGCAGAGCAGCCAGAGCGTGCCGAACACGGCCACCCGGCCGGCCACCTTGAGGTTGAAGAAGACGAGGTAGCCGAGCCAGGCGACGGCGTTGGCGTGGGTGATGATGTTAGAGTAGCCCTGCTGCATGCCGGCCGTGACCAGGATGGCCTCCACCTTCTTGCGGAGGAGCTCGACGAGAAGCATCCACGTGAGGATGAGGCGAGCCCGCACGGGGAGGTCGGCGCCACCGTCGGGGGTGTTTTTGGCCTCGGAGAAGAGGTAGGACATGACGGGGAGGAAGAGGTTGAGGGCGGAGTTGAGGATGGCGCGGGCGGTGGGGTTGAGGACGGCGCTGGTGTTGGAGACGCGGCTGAAGAGGTTGAGGTTGAAGAAAACGGCGGCGAGGACGAGCATGAAGACGGAGGTGGCCACCACGGAGGACTCGTTGCTCTTGTTGGAGTAGGAGGAGGTCAGGTTCTGGACGTAGTGGTCGATGCTGCTGGGGCACGTCGTCAACAGTAAACCACGAGGGTCGTTCATGTACCCCATGGTCGGTGGCTTAGCTACTTGAGGTACATTTGCATGAATGGATTAGGGTGGTCTTGCTCAGATATATACCTGTTGGAAGGGTACTAGTGGCTGGGGCGCGCCCTGGGCGCGCCTCTTGAGGCGTGCATTTGCGCACTAATCTAGCTGTTTTAGTTGTTGACGTTTGTGTGCAGTCCACATGAGCGCCAATTGCTAAAAGAATACATTTAATAGAACTGCAGCCGTAGAGTCTTAAGTCATAAAGCATAGCAAGCAAAGCAAGCTGGCAGAATATGTACATGGAATGGAAATGCTGGTCAACTCGTGCGATGATTGTTGAAAAAGTGTTTACTCATAAAGCAAAGCAAGCTAATAGGTCTATATTAACAGAGAGATGACAATCTTACAAGATGGATGACTGATACTGCCAACCTTTCCTCTAGTCAACATAGGCATATCAAATTGCATGCATGAAAACTAACATGAGGCAAGAACTGGTTAATACAGACTGAAATCAGCAACCATGAACATCACAACAGTGCAGATGCCTAAAAACTATTCTACCAATAAATCTGATCTATTTGGTCTAAAACAGGAAGACTGGATAATGAAAAGAGCAAACTAATCCATCGTGGATCTTCCTAAAGGCCTTGCGCAGACAGTATGACACATAGATCACCACTGCCTTCCTGTTCCCAACAACATCCATCTGGTTGTCCTTGAAAACGAAAGAGTAGTGCAAGATACAGAAACAAAACACATGAATGGTTGTCCTTGAAAACATGTTTGTTCTTTGACATGCATAAAACCGACAATTTTTTTATGCTAAAATTTCTTTTGCAAACGAAAGGGTGATCCAATAGTACATCATGGACTTAATGCCCAACCATCTTCAACATCCTATGGATCAGACCAAAGGTCACACATGACACCATCATGAGGCACTTTTTGCTTGggatctactccctctgtaaagaaatataacacTGGAGAAAGTATGATTCTGATTTGTTGGGGGCACATGATAATAAAATAATAGAAATCGAATCTATG is drawn from Triticum dicoccoides isolate Atlit2015 ecotype Zavitan chromosome 4A, WEW_v2.0, whole genome shotgun sequence and contains these coding sequences:
- the LOC119284177 gene encoding uncharacterized protein LOC119284177, with amino-acid sequence MGYMNDPRGLLLTTCPSSIDHYVQNLTSSYSNKSNESSVVATSVFMLVLAAVFFNLNLFSRVSNTSAVLNPTARAILNSALNLFLPVMSYLFSEAKNTPDGGADLPVRARLILTWMLLVELLRKKVEAILVTAGMQQGYSNIITHANAVAWLGYLVFFNLKVAGRVAVFGTLWLLCAAKFVQRVAFTEIGKRSLAYGKNARLLSSYMAEMVKDPRHGGTAAQDQDLSPSQRMKTCKYVVMGEENLMRKPGPHGYELDLDRLNTTYDDGDHIVTVGKIWELVEQEKKPRLKRLQRLSLSFALFKLLRPRFELRPAMTKQETDHCRDLIFQGLCRVDDGDVDPGVALFQVLKDEISFLSEYYHSVHPVVLASPYFFVINYITFPVVVMVLCFMTIALAGNGDMLLAFHSVGEDNYAISSGIFTLTKCLWKNFLRKPVAFFAIIDISITYLLFIAFVYEEVWEYMVFVFSNWFMVSLLCTHTARRRWQESKTYRGTLRCIAWISSKLSHPSRVTLKQFSVLRVSWLSMTLPTTSLPTQAKRSIMERFGSAAYGRDGLPGNTYYTPCSNGTHQRYSRLSWFCETESVAEVIITWHIATSLLETTYPGPRKGGTSPTDHHRAVATKLSKYCSYLVVFHPELLPDDRECTERVYEDMKTGLEEALGSWNYYLGPENAR